One Canis lupus dingo isolate Sandy chromosome 29, ASM325472v2, whole genome shotgun sequence genomic region harbors:
- the OPRK1 gene encoding kappa-type opioid receptor, whose protein sequence is MESPVQIFRGEPGPTCSASTCLLPNGSGWLPGWAETEGNHSGGSEGAQLESAHISPAIPVIITAVYSVVFVVGLVGNSLVMFVIIRYTKMKTATNIYIFNLALADALVTTTMPFQSTVYLMNSWPFGDVLCKIVISIDYYNMFTSIFTLTMMSVDRYIAVCHPVKALDFRTPMKAKIINICIWLLSSSVGISAIVLGGTKVREDVDVIECSLQFPDDDYSWWDLFMKICVFIFAFVIPVLIIIICYTLMILRLKSVRLLSGSREKDRNLRRITRLVLVVVAVFIICWTPIHIFILVEALGNASHSTAALSSYYFCIALGYTNSSLNPILYAFLDENFKRCFRDFCFPIKMRMERQSTSRVRNTVQDPAYMRDVDGLNKPV, encoded by the exons ATGGAGTCCCCGGTCCAGATCTTTCGCGGGGAGCCGGGCCCCACCTGCTCCGCGAGCACCTGCCTGCTCCCCAACGGCAGCGGCTGGCTGCCCGGCTGGGCCGAGACGGAAGGCAACCACAGCGGCGGCTCCGAGGGCGCGCAGCTCGAGTCCGCGCACATCTCTCCCGCCATCCCCGTCATCATCACGGCTGTCTACTCCGTGGTGTTCGTCGTGGGCTTGGTGGGCAACTCCCTGGTCATGTTCGTGATCATCCG atACACAAAGATGAAGACAGCAAccaacatttatatatttaacctGGCGTTGGCGGATGCTTTAGTTACTACAACCATGCCCTTCCAGAGCACGGTCTATCTGATGAATTCCTGGCCATTTGGGGATGTGCTGTGCAAGATAGTCATTTCCATTGATTATTATAACATGTTTACCAGCATATTCACCTTGACCATGATGAGTGTGGACCGATACATTGCTGTGTGCCATCCTGTCAAGGCTTTAGACTTTCGCACACCCATGAAGGCAAAGATCATCAACATCTGTATTTGGCTCTTATCGTCATCTGTTGGCATATCTGCAATAGTTCTTGGAGGGACCAAAGTCAGGGAAG ATGTGGATGTCATCGAGTGCTCCTTGCAATTCCCAGATGATGATTACTCCTGGTGGGACCTCTTCATGAAGATCTGTGTCTTCATCTTTGCCTTTGTGATCCCtgtcctcatcatcatcatctgctACACCCTGATGATCCTACGTTTGAAGAGTGTCCGACTCCTTTCTGGCTCCCGAGAGAAAGATCGCAACCTTCGTCGGATCACCAGGCTGGTCCTTGTGGTGGTGGCAGTCTTTATCATCTGTTGGACACCCATTCACATTTTCATCCTTGTGGAAGCTCTGGGGAATGCCTCTCACAGCACAGCTGCCCTCTCCAGCTATTACTTCTGCATTGCCTTGGGTTACACCAACAGCAGTCTGAACCCCATTCTCTATGCCTTTCTTGATGAAAACTTCAAGCGGTGTTTCAGGGACTTCTGCTTTCCAATTAAGATGAGGATGGAGCGACAGAGCACTAGTAGAGTCAGAAATACAGTTCAGGATCCTGCTTACATGAGGGATGTTGATGGGCTAAATAAACCAGTATGA